GGTTCACCCACATACTGAACCCAAGCCAACATGAGTCTGACAAGTTCCACACTCATCATACTTGAGTTTAGGTATGTGCTGAGCCCAATGTGTTGTGGGTCTAGCAAGCTGTCAGACTTAATATATTTGGGTTTAGTCATATATTGAGCTTAAGTTAATATGAGAGTGACTAATTGTTAGACTCAACATATTTAGGCCTAGCCATGTAAAAAGCCTAAGTCAACATGGGTCTAGCAAATTATCAAGCCAAATATACTTGAGTTAAGCCATATGATAAGACCAAGACATCGTGGGTCTGATAAATTACCATGTCTAGTATTTCTGGGTTAAGCCATGTGCTGACCCAGGGCATCATGGATCTGATAAATTGCCAGATCTAGTATTTATGGGTTTAGCAATTTGGTGATCCAATGCATCGTGGATCTGGCAAGTTGTTAGGcccaatattcttgggtttaacCATGTGTTGACCTAAGACATCATGGGTCTAGCAAGTTGTTAGACCCAACATTCTTGGGTTCAGCCATGTGCTGAACCTAAGACAATTCGGGTTTGATAAACTGTTAGACATATCTCTTTTAGGCTTAGCTATGCATCAAACCCAATTGATCTAAGTTCTATCTTGAGACTACTAACATGAATTATTCATGTCAGGAATAATCATCTCACTATATCTTGAGGTGTATAAAAGGTTTCTTAAGGACCTACTATATTTCCATCTTATTAATAATTTGTAAGGGATATTTATCCTTCATTAAATGACGTGTCAGTGATTTTTATCTCTCACTAATGTTACTAGAATTAGATGACTTTCCAGTCACTCCACTCCATCAAAACAACAAGTTCAGGGACTATAAATACCCCCTGAAGCATCCagataaattgtttattttttctattctcCAAGCATTCATACCTCAATTCTTAAAGTATTTACCAtacaaaacaagaacaaacattCTTATTCTTGgaatttaaatatctttttatttatttattacaatctCCATTTAAAATTACTGACTTTATTATTGGAGGGTCTTCAAATCCCATCGAAAAATACTATTTTGCAAGTATTGtgaattttacaattaattatgCAATTCCTGAGCTACAAAGAAgagaatattaatataaatatttgattaatcacTATTCAAACACTAAAATATTGACTTTATTATTAGAATATCTCCAAatcccacacaaaaaaaaaaaaatactgttttACAAGTACTAGAAATTTTACCATTAATTATGCAATTCCTAAGCTACAAAGAAAAGATTATTACTAtgaacatttaattaattattattcaaacactaaataaccttattctttattatatcaaattttaaaacatcatcaaaACACATATATGAATGATTCTGTGCTTATGTCTCACCCATGAAAAGGTCAACAAGGATAATATTTTGAGTTTGATAATGTATCATTACTAGGATTTTGGTGGTGGAGTGGGGTCGGTGGTAAAGGGATATGGTTTTGGTGGGCCATGTTTTTTGAGAAATAAGTAATggagatagaaaaagaaagaaaatggaatAGAATTGATAATGTTTAGGAATCGTTGACatgttatataaaataatgatatgatatattagtaaaaaattttatccatgttttcatgttttttttttaatcgaaaaCAACACTCATATTTTGATCATAAAAAAGGATGTAATTATCTACCGGgggagaaaaatcaaaatccgagactatagaaagaaaataattcaatatcCTAGTTTCCCATATAGTAGTAAAGTGTATGTATTTTATGCCCTTCAcatgcagagagagagagagagagagagagagagagagagagagagggagagagagggtaTTGGGCTCTGCTTTATTTGGAATGgtgaaaagaaattataaagacaATGCCACCCAAAAAGCAAAGGCATAGGTGAGTGATCAGGAGTGAAAGACAGTCTTTTTGTATGGGAAACCAAGAAGAATATCAAGAGACAGAAACAGAATCAAATTCATCGGATGATGAGGAAGATGAGGAGCCAGAGAAATGGAAAAAACATTACTCATCAAAGCACCGGATGTTATTGGTCGGAGAAGGTGACTTCTCCTTCTCTGTTTCTCTAGCTAGAGCTTTTGGTTCTGCTTGCAACTTGGTTTCTACTACTGTTGATACCCaaggtactctctctctctctctctctctctctctctccattctTTTTACTTCCAACATGTTGACGGGTTTCTTTAGTTTTGCTGGTTAAAGCAAGAATTTTGAATGATCTAATTGAAGGTTTATGTTTGTCTGTGCTGCATAGATAACATAGCTAAAAAGTACAGTAATGGAGTACGAAATGTGAGGGAACTAGAAGAGAAGGGAGGGTTAGTGTTCTATGGAGTGGATGCAAAAGAGATGAGTGAACACTTCTTTTTGAGGACTCAGAGGTTTGATCGAATTGTCTTTAACTTCCCTCATGTTGGTTTCCTCTTCCCTGAGGCTAGCTACTGCCAAATCCAGTTATGTTCTAGCCTCTTACATCATTTATATTCCCTTTGCTTCTATTTATACCATCATATGATTGTTTGAGtctatgttttgtttattttcttgagtTGATTTCTAATTTCCCGTATTAGAATTCTTAATACCAATGAGATAGAGTCTAAATGATGCATTCTCACTTAAGAGCAAGTCTTAATGCGAAGAACACGAGAACCCCCTCATTAATTTTTGCCACATGGAATAACTATTTGCATTTGATTCCCTCTTCTTGAGGGCCCATTTATGTTCTCTTGCTCACTCTTCCCTTTCAGTTTCGTGTTCCTTTGTCCACGATTATTTGAGCTAGTCTCTTCATTGTTTCTTTCATTGTGTTTCTGTTCTCTCAAGGGAAACATTAAACTTTTCTTATTTTAGTGTAGGAGTTCTCTTTAACATCTGATGGACATTCTAACTAGGTTGAAACAGAGTAAAAGAGGTGGGGTTTGAccaaatatttcataatgaTTCATTCATGCATAAGATCAAATTTGAATGGGAAGAACT
The Populus nigra chromosome 3, ddPopNigr1.1, whole genome shotgun sequence genome window above contains:
- the LOC133688064 gene encoding uncharacterized protein At4g26485-like, with product MGNQEEYQETETESNSSDDEEDEEPEKWKKHYSSKHRMLLVGEGDFSFSVSLARAFGSACNLVSTTVDTQDNIAKKYSNGVRNVRELEEKGGLVFYGVDAKEMSEHFFLRTQRFDRIVFNFPHVGFLFPEASYCQIQLNKTLIKGYLSNAKVLLKQDKGEIHLTHKEGDPYDKWDLVKKAEKIGLGLHEIVPFSRRDYPGYENKRAHGSQSDAPFPLGVSNTYKFKPNHSSKFK